The proteins below are encoded in one region of Aspergillus nidulans FGSC A4 chromosome III:
- a CDS encoding uncharacterized protein (transcript_id=CADANIAT00006037), whose product MWRRLSRALSCATLQSVRLENNYVDYGSSGFWMTAANSLRFRASSDQESSQWPQPAQPAEPAEPAVHAEPAVHAGTCSQQQPA is encoded by the exons ATGTGGCGGCGTCTCT CCAGAGCGCT G AGCTGTGCAACCCTGCAATCAGTTCGACTGGAGAATAATTACGTTGACTATGGATCAtctggattctggatgaCCGCTGCCAACAGCTTGCGCTTCAGGGCATCCTCAGACCAGGAATCATCGCAATGGCCGCAACCTGCtcaacctgctgaacctgctgaacctgctgtacatgctgaacctgctgtaCATGCTGGCACCTGttctcagcaacagcctgCCTAG
- a CDS encoding uncharacterized protein (transcript_id=CADANIAT00006031): protein MAAPRSTSLRALRLLSQQHTFSPAYRRGLHITGAHSAQPANVSDKATLYSTRSLADLKSECQKRSLRATGTHAELVERLSNHDFLQSRAFSIAMRRINSSSKPDTPSRTFNTSRSLKAVNDSSTVDFAYMPSIDESNNSSWDAPVPILPETYTHHEPAAPSSAPMKPQVYTVSGDGIDVSASPMSEVVDNDSMEIDPFSLTEAVGKSRYAAQLKSQQEQSGAKSIASELWNGLLDDLLGPKQQRQSPMRK from the exons ATGGCTGCTCCTCGTTCAACTTCGCTCCGCGCTCTTCGTCTGCTTTCCCAGCAGCATACCTTCTCTCCCGCCTACCGCCGGGGTCTACACATCACTGGCGCTCACTCTGCTCAGCCTGCCAATGTCTCAGATAAAGCGACCTTATACTCGACTCGCAGTCTGGCGGACCTCAAGAGCGAGTGCCAAAAGCGCTCTTTGAGAGCCACCGGTACTCATGCAGAG CTGGTCGAGCGTCTTTCCAACCATGATTTCCTTCAGTCCCGTGCATTCAGTATTGCTATGAGGAGAATTAACAGCAGCTCAAAGCCAGA TACCCCCAGCCGCACATTCAACACCTCCCGCTCCCTCAAAGCCGTCAATGACTCATCTACCGTTGACTTCGCCTACATGCCCTCGATTGACGAAAGCAATAATTCCTCATGGGATGCCCCCGTTCCGATCCTTCCCGAGACGTACACCCACCATGAGCCAGCTGCCCCATCGAGCGCCCCGATGAAGCCGCAGGTTTACACCGTTTCTGGCGACGGGATCGACGTCTCCGCTAGCCCCATGTCCGAGGTTGTTGACAACGACTCCATGGAGATCGATCCGTTCTCCCTAACCGAAGCCGTCGGGAAATCGAGATATGCAGCCCAACTCAAGAGCCAACAAGAACAGAGTGGAGCCAAGTCCATTGCCTCGGAACTCTGGAACGGGCTCCTGGACGACCTTTTAGGTCCTAAACAGCAGAGGCAGAGTCCTATGCGAAAGTGA
- a CDS encoding protein pepAd (transcript_id=CADANIAT00006032), producing MRLSQCLLSAAYLYTGVNAFIPYSFKIGLKTGSVDSPQRRFVPVKMLSGDISSETQHDEEGEGDSGSGDSLLSLDIKTHVRRDNIYKVVLADKPTSQNTVALHQDGLDYSYFSTVNIGTPGQPVWMMLDTGGANTWVFGADCTSEPCQMHNTFGDNSSSTVKTTSDTFMVGYGSGKVSGNLVTDRLKIADIDVQMTFGLATNATDDFRDYPIDGILGLGRSNDTSMGGRRAFMDLVTQEGDLDSNIVGFHMSRNSDGERNGTVTFGGVDKTKFEGDISYTNVVESSIHWSIPLDDASVNGESCGFMGKTAIIDTGTSYSLFPPDDAKTIHSLIPGSKQLSDENYLVPCDSTAKVQFTFSGVSYTMSPKDYIGANLESGDGCVSTIIAQAIFGDDVMILGDTFLKNVYSVFDFDNDRIGFAQLPGSDSPTTSTTTATVATPTDTFSTESDSDSTDSSTSTSTDPTGTSAEFTGTGSTAKVPAFFWPVATLLFLYLAAFL from the coding sequence ATGCGTCTCTCACAATGTCTTCTCTCTGCAGCCTACCTCTACACCGGCGTCAATGCCTTCATCCCTTACAGTTTTAAGATCGGCTTGAAGACCGGCTCCGTTGATAGTCCCCAACGCCGGTTTGTGCCTGTGAAGATGCTCTCGGGCGACATATCTAGCGAAACGCAACatgatgaagagggcgagggcgattCAGGGTCGGGCGACAGCCTTCTGAGTCTGGATATCAAGACTCATGTTCGCCGTGATAACATATACAAAGTCGTCCTAGCCGATAAACCCACGTCGCAAAATACAGTCGCTCTGCATCAAGATGGGCTCGACTACTCGTACTTTTCGACAGTGAACATTGGGACCCCGGGGCAGCCGGTATGGATGATGTTGGATACGGGAGGTGCGAATACCTGGGTGTTTGGGGCAGACTGCACGTCTGAACCCTGTCAGATGCATAATACCTTTGGCGATAATTCCTCATCGACTGTGAAAACGACGAGTGATACTTTCATGGTGGGATACGGGTCGGGTAAAGTCAGCGGGAATCTTGTTACGGATCGCCTCAAGATTGCTGATATCGATGTACAAATGACCTTTGGGTTGGCGACTAATGCGACGGACGACTTTCGGGATTACCCCATAGACGGAATTCTAGGGCTTGGTCGGTCCAATGATACTTCCATGGGCGGCAGGCGTGCGTTCATGGACCTGGTCACGCAAGAGGGGGATCTTGATTCCAACATTGTTGGTTTCCACATGTCCCGCAACTCGGACGGAGAAAGAAATGGGACTGTCACGTTTGGTGGTGTTGATAAGACCAAGTTCGAGGGTGACATCTCGTACACTAACGTTGTTGAGTCAAGCATCCATTGGAGTATTCCTTTGGATGACGCGAGCGTGAATGGCGAATCCTGCGGGTTCATGGGCAAGACAGCCATCATCGACACAGGGACCTCGTACTCACTGTTTCCACCGGACGATGCAAAGACCATACATTCACTCATTCCAGGCTCGAAGCAACTTTCGGACGAGAACTACCTTGTCCCATGCGACTCGACAGCTAAAGTGCAATTCACCTTTTCCGGTGTGAGCTACACCATGTCTCCAAAGGATTATATTGGAGCAAACCTGGAATCCGGTGACGGCTGTGTCTCTACCATTATTGCCCAGGCCATATTTGGTGACGATGTCATGATACTCGGCGACACCTTTCTCAAAAACGTATACAGTGTTTTTGACTTTGATAATGACCGCATCGGCTTTGCGCAGCTTCCTGGATCTGATTCACCTACCACGAGCACAACGACGGCGACAGTTGCGACGCCCACAGACACATTCTCTACTGAGTCCGACTCGGACTCCACTGATTCATCAACTTCCACTTCTACGGACCCTACCGGGACGTCTGCTGAGTTTACTGGCACGGGATCGACGGCTAAAgttcctgctttcttctggCCCGTGGCCACTCTTCTATTCTTGTATTTAGCGGCCTTCTTGTAG
- a CDS encoding putative acyl-CoA thioester hydrolase (transcript_id=CADANIAT00006034) — MFSLSTRRSVASHSKYLCAATTGANVRSPAVNSLYYASTREFQSTPSQAAFRPTWMPMRVKTPWIEALNKSREQPQSGQEEAPRAKPDLTPKRMADSYYSAILPLAQDKWLLDTYLNASGHIRLGSLLMDLDALAGVIAYRHTGDSVTTVTAAVDRITIEHPLMEICDLELSGQVTYATGRSSMEVSLQVAKVPAPGEKPNPEDVLITCAFTMVSLDPATKKPVNVAPLLVETEEERALFEKGEKNYQAKKALRKRSLLEKAPDAEESNLIHSLWTKEMSYLKSPEKRPANTISMSDAVLKSAMIMQPQDRNRHNFMIFGGFLLKQTFELAFCCAASFSHARPNFISLDPSTFENPVPVGSVLYLRATVAYTEPLERESGTKSKYTKIQVRVDTKVRDVEHGTKKATGMFNYTFLVEGDVHVMPKSYGEYMVWTDARRRARNTDELTPIRERSALRSLDSVTE; from the exons ATGTTCAGCTTAAGCACACGCCGCTCCGTTGCGAGTCATTCCAAGTATCTCTGTGCTGCAACGACCGGCGCAAACGTTCGATCCCCGGCAGTGAATTCATTATATTATGCCTCAACTAGAGAGTTTCAATCCACTCCATCACAAGCCGCGTTTCGGCCCACCTGGATGCCCATGCGCGTGAAAACGCCATGGATTGAGGCTTTGAATAAGAGTCGGGAGCAGCCCCAGTCGGGGCAGGAGGAGGCTCCTCGAGCCAAGCCGGATTTGACGCCAAAGAGGATGGCTGATAGCTATTACAGTGCT ATTCTACCGCTGGCTCAGGATAAGTGGCTCCTGGACACGTACCTGAATGCTTCGGGACATATCAG ACTGGGTTCGTTGCTAATGGACCTTGATGCGCTTGCGGGTGTTATAGCCTACCGACATACCGGTGACTCCGTGACGACTGTAACTGCGGCCGTGGATAGAATCACCATTGAGCATCCACTGATGGAAATCTGCGACCTCGAGCTGAGCGGCCAGGTTACGTATGCAACCGGAAGATCCAGTATGGAGGTCTCGCTCCAGGTTGCCAAGGTCCCTGCGCCTGGGGAGAAGCCAAACCCGGAGGATGTCCTAATTACTTGCGCGTTTACTATGGTATCGCTTGATCCCGCGACTAAGAA ACCCGTCAATGTTGCACCTCTGTTGGTTGAAACCGAAGAAGAACGCGCATTGTTCGAAAAGGGGGAAAAGAATTATCAAGCAAAGAAGGCATTGAGGAAGCGGAGCCTTCTTGAGAAAGCACCTGACGCTGAGGAGAGCAACCTCATTCACTCCCTATGGACGAAAGAAATGTCATATCTGA AATCTCCTGAAAAACGACCCGCCAACACCATCTCTATGAGCGACGCAGTCCTCAAATCCGCCATGATTATGCAGCCGCAAGACCGCAACCGCCACAACTTCATGATCTTTGGCGGCTTCCTGCTCAAGCAAACCTTTGAGctcgccttctgctgcgcAGCCTCATTCTCGCACGCCCGTCCAAACTTCATTTCTCTCGATCCCAGTACTTTTGAGAACCCAGTTCCCGTCGGAAGTGTGCTCTACCTTCGCGCGACCGTCGCCTACACCGAGCCGCTGGAGCGCGAATCTGGAACCAAGAGCAAGTACACCAAGATCCAAGTACGTGTGGACACCAAAGTGCGGGACGTCGAGCATGGCACGAAAAAGGCAACGGGTATGTTCAACTATACATTTTTGGTTGAGGGGGATGTGCATGTTATGCCCAAGAGCTACGGCGAGTACATGGTTTGGACGGATGCAAGACGGCGAGCAAGAAACACGGATGAGTTGACGCCGATCAGGGAGCGGAGTGCCCTAAGGAGTCTGGATAGTGTGACCGAGTAA
- the znfA gene encoding putative C2H2 finger domain protein (transcript_id=CADANIAT00006038) gives MTNFAPPPLPPPPRISDLENGYDAGWIHANSRLSQGSTKLAPINPNSSLLGDHRRPEYSLPRLDPMALDESDGRQNGLPSARSPEAHIKIEPPPPADEGFRNSVSIGNPGPFLKGEHDFSRRSVKDSSHAYDQHLLSKIGKPVSPRQSVSMATDNRASLSTLPIPLRSFSSLPSPAGSDVPSLDVRWSGSSQSGGISPNTKVAWRDYIGRRSPSVESNAPSSTLEYNDHSPFSRDGRRKGGTTPQYDDLSSLPSRSNRGSYDQSVVSDMEGEFSTDESLPSRLFSVREATPPYLEATRSGTKRRASSPPREPIGNDKHSLHTTTSNGDLSQRRTTGHPFTNNLSVNSGYTHSYGSLSAASSVSMRTTASYSSAAPSIGSSITTASTYDRSPTGLSPKSDLDAFHEKATINPGSTASLSAQLAAQITQDNGLDSSSSNPSRKMSFQTNLNVSNPSTAKIGGLYICDCCPKKPKKFDKPEELRFKNKNEAERHQNSLHLRRHSWSCAALPGFQAAFHPSPSSQSGSSAASHDSCGYCGEEFPNYPQPDWDSRFEHLTAVHKFGECNNSKKFFRADHFRQHLKHSHAGTSGKWTNILENACMKEEAPPEPINAPPK, from the exons ATGACAAACTTTGCGCCGCCACCATTACCACCGCCCCCGCGGATTAGTGACCTAGAGAATGGGTACGATGCGGGCTGGATACATGCGAATTCTAGACTCTCTCAGGGGTCTACAAAACTAGCTCCTATCAACCCTAACTCAAGTCTTCTTGGGGACCATCGTCGCCCAGAATATTCTTTACCGCGACTCGATCCCATGGCGCTGGATGAATCAGATGGCAGACAGAACGGTTTACCTTCTGCGAGGAGCCCTGAAGCGCATATCAAGATTGAGCCCCCTCCACCGGCCGATGAAGGGTTCCGTAATTCTGTCTCAATTGGCAACCCCGGACCTTT TCTCAAAGGCGAACATGACTTTTCTCGACGAAGCGTCAAAGATTCGTCTCATGCCTACGACCAACATCTTCTTTCGAAAATCGGAAAACCAGTATCACCACGGCAGTCGGTCAGCATGGCTACAGATAACAGAGCCTCATTATCAACTCTTCCGATACCGTTAAGGAGTTTCTCGAGTTTACCCTCACCAGCCGGCTCCGACGTGCCGTCACTTGACGTACGATGGTCGGGCAGTTCTCAGTCTGGCGGGATATCACCAAACACAAAGGTGGCATGGAGAGACTACATTGGCCGTCGAAGTCCGAGTGTCGAGAGCAACGCGCCATCCTCAACACTGGAGTACAATGATCACTCGCCCTTCTCCCGCGATGGTCGCCGTAAGGGTGGGACAACTCCCCAGTATGACGATCTATCCAGCCTTCCAAGTCGGTCAAACCGAGGGAGCTACGATCAGAGCGTTGTTTCGGATATGGAAGGTGAATTCTCCACGGACGAATCTCTGCCGTCACGATTATTCAGCGTCCGCGAAGCGACGCCGCCGTACTTGGAGGCCACTCGGTCTGGCACGAAACGAAGGGCATCGTCCCCACCGCGGGAGCCTATAGGCAATGACAAGCATTCGCTCCACACCACAACAAGCAATGGCGATCTTTCTCAGCGGAGAACCACTGGGCACCCTTTCACCAATAACCTGTCGGTAAACAGTGGCTATACTCATAGTTACGGGAGTCTATCGGCCGCTTCATCCGTGAGCATGCGGACTACTGCCTCATATTCGTCCGCCGCCCCCTCCATAGGCAGCAGCATTACTACCGCATCGACGTACGACCGTTCACCCACAGGACTGTCGCCAAAGTCTGATCTTGACGCATTTCACGAAAAGGCAACGATCAACCCGGGCTCGACCGCAAGTTTATCTGCTCAATTGGCTGCGCAAATTACACAAGATAACGGTCTTGACTCGTCTAGTTCGAACCCTTCAAGAAAGATGTCGTTCCAGACAAATCTAAATGTTTCCAACCCATCGACAGCGAAGATTGGTGGATTATATATCTGTGATTGCTGCCCcaagaagccaaagaaatTTGACAAGCCTGAAGAGCTTCG gttcaagaacaagaacgagGCCGAGCGCCACCAGAactctctccatctccggCGCCATTCATGGTCCTGTGCCGCGCTCCCAGGGTTTCAAGCAGCATTCCATCCATCACCGTCGTCACAATCAGGCTCTAGTGCCGCTTCGCACGATAGCTGCGGTTACTGCGGTGAAGAGTTCCCAAATTATCCCCAGCCCGATTGGGACTCCCGGTTTGAGCATCTCACTGCCGTCCATAAATTCGGTGAATGTAATAACTCGAAGAAGTTTTTCCGTGCGGACCACTTTAGGCAGCATCTCAAACATAGCCATGCGGGGACTAGTGGCAAATGGACTAACATCTTGGAAAACGCCTGCATGAAAGAGGAGGCGCCTCCTGAGCCTATCAATGCGCCGCCGAAATAA
- a CDS encoding FMN-dependent alpha-hydroxy acid dehydrogenase (transcript_id=CADANIAT00006030) — MAQGKLVSTQEISGHNKPDDCWIVVDNHVWDVTNFLATHPGGPTIILKYAGRDATKAYSEVHTPGLLKAELAPEQYKGKLDEATIDESWHKQPASENPERVWENDKPPLETLINSHDFEYVASRTASKKTWAFYSSAATDLITRDANKSCFDRIWFRPRVLRNVRSVDTKSKILGVDSSIPLFVSPAAMAKLIHRDGECAIARACESRGIMQGISNNSSYTMEELKDSAPGANFFFQLYVNREREKSAALLRKCSANPNIKAIFVTVDAAWPGKREADERVKADESLSVPMAPSQARNDSKGGGLGRVMAGFIDPGLTWEDLVWVRKHTHLPVCLKGVMSADDAILAMEAGLDGILLSNHGGRNLDTSPPSIITLLELHKRCPEIFDRMEIYVDSGIRRGTDILKAICLGATAVGMGRSMLFATNYGQAGVEHLIDIMRDELETAMRNIGITSLDEAGPHLVHTGDVDHLVPEGPLHPYARKIAKGRKSRVSRL; from the exons ATGGCGCAAGGGAAGCTCGTATCTACGCAGGAGATATCTGGGCACAACAAACCAGATGATTGTTGGATCGTGGTCGACAATCATGTGTGGGATGTTACCAACTTCCTGGCTACACATCCTGGAGGCCCCACAA TTATATTGAAGTATGCGGGTCGCGATGCCACTAAGGCGTACTCCGAAGTTCACACCCCGGGGCTTCTAAAGGCAGAATTGGCACCGGAGCAGTACAAAGGCAAGCTTGACGAGGCGACGATAGATGAAAGCTGGCATAAACAACCAGCGAGTGAAAATCCTGAACGAGTATGGGAAAACGACAAGCCGCCGCTCGAAACACTGATAAATTCCCATGATTTCGAGTATGTGGCCTCGAGAACTGCCAGTAAGAAGACGTGGGCATTCTATTCTAGTGCAGCAACGGATCTCATTACGCGTGATGCAAACAAGTCATGCTTTGACCGTATCTGGTTCCGACCTCGAGTGTTAAGGAATGTTCGGAGTGTGGATACCAAATCAAAGATTCTTGGAGTTGACAGCTCTATCCCATTGTTCGTCAGCCCTGCGGCCATGGCCAAACTTATCCACCGGGATGGCGAGTGCGCCATCGCACGAGCGTGTGAGAGCCGCGGGATCATGCAGGGA ATTTCAAACAATTCTTCCTACACGatggaggagttgaaggaCTCTGCTCCTGGCGCAAACTTCTTTTTCCAGTTATACGTCAACCGGGAGCGTGAAAAGTCGGCAGCACTTCTACGGAAATGCTCAGCCAACCCAAATATAAAGGCCATTTTTGTTACAGTCGACGCAGCATGGCCgggaaagagagaagcagatgagCGAGTGAAGGCTGATGAGAGTCTATCCGTTCCCATGGCCCCGTCACAAGCAAGGAATGATAGCAAAGGTGGCGGGCTGGGACGAGTGATGGCAGGTTTCATCGATCCTGGACTGACTTGGGAAGATCTTGTGTGGGTTCGGAAACATACCCACCTTCCTGTATGCCTGAAGGGTGTAATGTCTGCAGACGACGCCATCTTGGCAATGGAAGCTGGTTTGGACGGTATCCTACTCAGCAATCACGGCGGACGCAACCTCGACACTAGCCCCCCGTCGATTATCACCCTCCTTGAGCTCCACAAACGCTGCCCGGAGATATTTGACAGAATGGAGATTTATGTGGACAGCGGCATTCGGCGGGGAACTGATATCTTGAAAGCCATCTGCCTAGGCGCAACAGCGGTCGGAATGGGACGCAGCATGCTCTTTGCTACCAATTATGGCCAAGCGGGAGTCGAGCATCTGATCGACA TTATGCGAGACGAATTGGAAACTGCTATGCGAAACATTGGGATCACCTCGCTCGATGAAGCTGGGCCTCATCTTGTCCACACTGGGGATGTTGACCACCTGGTGCCAGAGGGTCCTCTGCACCCCTATGCTCGAAAGATCGCCAAGGGCCGAAAGTCGAGGGTGTCAAGGCTCTAA
- the dspC gene encoding tyrosine protein phosphatase YVH1 (transcript_id=CADANIAT00006036): MAMNKVPGYNIYIGGVFALKNKVAMSGANITHVLSVIRLRPKDDLFAGYQHHRIEVDDLDDENLLEHFPSAIKFIQSGLDAGGGVLVHWPLTASSAMGKSRSATVCIAYLLRRQRNALTPQSALALLRESRPLCEPNPGFMEQLNVYYQMGCPDDVTSHPLYSRWLYRREVEESVACGRAPEMDSVYFEDEQPHQNVATTGPATEIKCRKCRRKLAIAPFVVPHGSHGDVKGAIISECAHIFMSPLTWMRPSLFPDTPGDAPLSGRLTCPNSSCGSNIGKFAWQGMQCSCGDWVVPAIGLARARVDISEPVTIRRGPGLPSGIRLPPNMRPIIGAAGVKPESERDTAKGSL; encoded by the exons ATGGCTATGAACAAGGTTCCCGGCTATAACATCTACATCGGAGG CGTATTCGCCCTGAAGAATAAGGTTGCCATGAGCGGCGCCAACATCACCCATGTCCTTTCAGTGATCCGATTACGGCCGAAGGATGATTTGTTCGCTGGCTACCAGCATCACCGCATCGAGGTCGATGACTTAGATGATGAGAATCTACTTGAGCATTTTCCGTCAGCCATCAAGTTCATCCAGTCTGGCTTAGATGCAGGTGGCGGCGTGCTAGTTCATTG GCCACTAACAGCATCCAGCGCAATGGGGAAATCCCGCTCCGCAACTGTCTGCATTGCATACCTTTTGCGTCGGCAACGGAATGCGCTCACACCGCAGTccgctcttgctcttcttaGGGAATCCCGACCGCTATGTGAACCCAACCCGGGGTTCATGGAGCAGCTCAATGTTTACTACCAAATGGGATGCCCTGATGATGTCACTTCGCACCCTCTCTACAGCCGTTGGCTTTATCGCCGAGAGGTTGAAGAGAGCGTTGCCTGCGGGCGTGCTCCCGAGATGGACTCCGTTTATTTCGAAGACGAACAGCCGCACCAGAATGTAGCTACCACGGGTCCAGCAACGGAGATAAAATGCCGCAAATGCAG GCGAAAGCTGGCGATCGCACCATTTGTTGTTCCACATGGATCCCATGGGGATGTAAAGGGCGCAATAATCTCTGAGTGCGCACACATATTCATGAGTCCGCTAACATGGATGCGACCTAGTCTTTTCCCTGACACCCCTGGGGATGCACCTTTGTCAGGCCGGTTGACATGTCCCAATTCCTCATGCGGATCCAACATTGGAAAGTTTGCGTGGCAGGGAATGCAATGTAGCTGCGGCGACTGGGTTGTCCCTGCAATTGGCCTTGCGAGGGCAAGAGTGGACATCTCGGAGCCAGTCACCATCCGACGGGGCCCCGGTTTACCTTCTGGTATCCGCTTGCCACCGAATATGAGACCTATTATAGGTGCCGCTGGTGTCAAGCCTGAAAGTGAAAG GGATACCGCGAAAGGCAGCCTTTGA
- a CDS encoding L-lactate dehydrogenase (transcript_id=CADANIAT00006033): MGRSGGISNSMGPGAVCFEFMDHLYCGSDPKDTQSADMSDPSNPNIQHRTTPQWALYQRENFLNLNEGKTAPFNTDPTKLEQQAKETLSKGGWFYASSNAGLSTTHLANRQAFYRHRIIPNQLVDTNLRDTTTTIFGHTVSAPIGFAPIGINKIYHPSAELAVAKVAGELNLPYCLSTAGSTPIEKVGEANGPGNPRFYQLYMPHDDELTVSLLKRAWDSGFDAVMLTTDTWQLGWRHDDVANSNYAFYRGLGADLGLTDPVFQKRCREAGIDPEKDVVAASTKWIDSVWHGRAWTWEKIPWLIKTWKEISGGRPFAIKGIQSVPDAKKCVELGVDGIVVSNHAGRQVDGAIASLDALENIANAVGDQIYIMYDSGVRGASDVGKALALGAKFVFVGRLWIWGLSIMGEEGVRHVMKSLLADFDILMAVGGFKSVKDFDRSILESYPKSYTYIPDRVL; encoded by the exons ATGGGCCGTAGCGGCGGTATATCTAATAGCATGGGTCCAGGTGCCGTATGTTTCGAGTTTATGGATCATCTCTACTGTGGATCAG ATCCAAAGGATACCCAGAGCGCAGACATGTCAGACCCTAGCAATCCCAACATCCAACACCGCACAACCCCCCAATGGGCCCTATACCAGCGTGAGAACTTTCTGAACCTCAACGAGGGCAAGACTGCCCCGTTCAATACAg ACCCCACCAAACTTGAACAACAAGCCAAGGAGACTCTCAGCAAGGGCGGCTGGTTCTACGCCTCCTCCAACGCCGGGCTATCAACCACCCACCTCGCCAACCGACAGGCCTTCTACCGCCACCGTATAATCCCTAATCAGCTCGTTGACACGAACCTCCGCGACACGACAACCACCATCTTCGGACACACGGTCTCCGCCCCCATCGGATTCGCCCCAATAGGCATCAACAAGATCTACCACCCGTCCGCCGAACTCGCCGTTGCAAAGGTTGCCGGCGAACTGAATCTCCCATACTGTCTCAGTACAGCTGGAAGCACACCGATTGAAAAAGTCGGCGAGGCAAATGGACCGGGGAATCCGAGGTTCTATCAGCTATACATGCCGCACGACGACGAGCTGACAGTCTCCTTGCTAAAGAGGGCATGGGACAGCGGGTTCGACGCCGTCATGCTGACGACGGATACATGGCAGCTCGGCTGGCGCCACGACGACGTCGCGAACTCAAACTACGCATTCTACCGCGGTCTGGGCGCAGATTTAGGTCTAACTGACCCGGTGTTTCAAAAACGCTGCCGCGAAGCAGGCATCGACCCCGAGAAAGACGTCGTGGCAGCCTCGACCAAATGGATCGACTCCGTCTGGCATGGACGCGCCTGGACGTGGGAGAAAATTCCTTGGCTGATTAAGACGTGGAAAGAGATATCTGGTGGTCGACCATTCGCTATCAAGGGGATTCAATCCGTACCGGATGCAAAGAAGTGCGTTGAGCTCGGTGTCGACGGGATTGTGGTGAGTAATCATGCGGGCCGGCAGGTCGACGGTGCAATTGCGTCTCTTGATGCGCTCGAGAATATTGCGAATGCCGTTGGCGACCAGATCTATATCATGTATGATTCGGGTGTGAGGGGGGCAAGCGATGTTGGCAAGGCATTGGCACTGGGCGCGAAGTTTGTGTTTGTGGGGAGGTTGTGGATTTGGGGGTTAAGTATAatgggagaggaaggggTGAGGCATGTTATGAAGAGTTTGCTAGCAGATTTTGATATTCTGATGGCTGTGGGAGGGTTTAAGAGCGTGAAAGACTTTGACCGGTCGATCCTCG AGTCATATCCAAAGTCATACACGTATATCCCGGATAGGGTGCTGTGA
- a CDS encoding AAA-ATPase Vps4-associated 1 family protein (transcript_id=CADANIAT00006035), with protein MTTLPNVWHLRRVADTAAKACLICYKPSSSVLITPNNKDYFYVCPVHLKDRHFCSPIVDAEEEAAKKKAEAMAREIEKVKKEYEEKQQRKKEKEKEKEKNDDPKDDKDKDKEDSKKADDKKEEKERDDKIDAIKKQGTSTTDDSPRIFALHKKRGGASQR; from the exons ATGACAACCCTTCCTAATGTGTGGCACCTCCGGCGCGTGGCGGATACGGCCGCAAAAGCCTGCCTGATCTGCTACAAACCATCCAGCAGTGTTTTAATCACGCCCAACAACAAA GACTACTTCTATGTTTGCCCGGTGCACCTCAAGGACCGGCATTTCTGCTCGCCCATTGTTGAtgccgaggaagaggcagcgaagaaaaaggccGAGGCCATGGCAAGGGAGATCGAAAAGGTAAAGAAGGAGTATGAGGAAAAGCAGCAAcgaaagaaggagaaggagaaggagaaggaaaagaatgacGATCCTAAGGACGACAAGGAcaaagacaaggaagactCTAAAAAGGCAGACGataagaaggaagagaaggagcgggATGATAAG ATTGACGCTATCAAAAAGCAAGGTACATCTACGACAGATGACTCGCCGCGGATCTTCGCTTTGCATAA GAAACGTGGCGGGGCGTCACAACGCTAG